A stretch of DNA from Candidatus Binatia bacterium:
TGGTTTTTGTGCCATGGGTAAAACCTCCGAGATTGATCCTGATGACGCTGCAAGACTAACGCAGCTTTTGTTCAGAAGTAAAGACGTTAATGACCTGCCTCGGATAAGACGGGCAGGCTTTTAGTCGATCGGGTCACTTGCCGGTGGGTAACTCCGCCTCAAAAGGCTTCTCTCTCCGAAAACGGCTGACGCCCAGGATGCTGAACCCGATGACATGCCCGCGATCGTCCACGCGTTCCATGAGAGCATCATTCCCAGTCTCACGCATGTATCCGGGCGCGACGCTGTGCTCAAAAAATATATTGAAAGGAATCGAGAAATTTTTGAAAGTTGAGGAGAATTTTATTAGTGCGCGCGTGGTGCCATCGTGGACGGCCGTCTGACTAGCGATGCCTGTGAACCTTCTTAAAGCTAGCTGGGCCGATATTGATTCAGTCGAATTGAGACTGCTTCTGAACGAACGCATTGGAGGTCCAGGTCTCTTTGCCAGGTCGCGCTCGTCGCCGGGACGCTCGGCGAAGGTGAAGCCGAGTGAAAAGAGATCTTCGGGCCGGAGCTTTTTTCGAGGTCTCGAATTGAGGGAAGACGGAGTTCCGATCAAGATTTCGAAGCCTTATTTTTGCTTCTGTTTGACTCTTCCTGGTCTAGGAGGTTATCTTAACCATTAGCGTTACGGAAATGAGAGGGACTTTATGAAGGCGAAGGTTACAGAGCAAGGCGTAGTCGTCCCAAAGAAGTTCCTTGAGGGAATCAAGGAAGTTGAGATCCGAAAGACGGACAACTTGATCGTGATCGTCCCCACAACAAAAAGCGCTCCAATCCTTGCGCTCGGACAATGCCCGGTTAACTGCGGTGCCAACGACGCTTCCGAGCGGCATGACCGATTGCTCTAATGTTGTAATTCAATGGCATGAACCTTCGCTTCTATGTTGATCCCGAAACTGAAGCGCCCCATATTTATAGACACGGTGTGGAGGAAGATGAAGTTGTAGAGATACTTACAAATCCTGGCGAGGATCGTCCGGGGAGGGAGGGTTCCCGGGTGGCGATCGGCAAGACCCGACAGGGCCGTTACCTTCGGGTCATTTATGTTCCAGACCCCGAACCGGCGAGTGTATTTGTGATCACAGCATATGAGCTTCGAGGGAAGCCGTTATTCGCGTATCGAAGACGCTTACGCAAGAAAGGAAGGAAATGAAACAGAGTAAGTTTCCAGCCGGTTGGGACGAGCAAAGGGTGCGTCGCGTGCTCGAACATTATGAGCAACAGACGGACGAACAAGCGGTTGCCGAAGACGAGGCGGCTTACGAGGACCCGACTCAAACCGTCATGGAAGTGCCCAGAGAACTTGTTCCAACGATCCGAGAGTTGATCGCAAAACACAAACAGGCCGGTAGGGCCTAGACGAGCAAGAACTGTCGGGACAACTCTGAGACACAATATAACCGGCGGAGTGAACCGCTCAGCCCCACGGTTTCGGTCTTTCCCCCAGATAAGCGCGCCCGAGCTACTACTTCAGCAGTTTCAGTTTGTTCTTCGCGCTCTTGCCGATCTTTGTCCGCGGCACGCGAGTGACGAGATGCTCAAGTAAGCCTCTGCCGAGGTCGCGCTCGTCGCCGGGACGCTCGGCGAAGGTGAAGCCGAGAGAAAAAATATCCTCGGGTTCGAGCTTCTTTTCTTTCTTGAGCGATTCGAGAAGGGGAAAGGCCGAATTTCGGTAGACGTCGAGAAGCAGCTCGACGGCGGGCTGCGGCCGCTGAGGGTGGGCTTTGAGCTGCGCCACGCCGAGCAGGAATTTGTGCTCGGGCTTGAATTCGGAGAAGTCCTTCAGCGGTGCTAAAAACGGGATGGCTTCCTTATACTTTTTCGCTTTGAAGAGCTTAGCTCCTTCGGCCGCCAACCGCTCGTAGACTTCTTCTCCGTCGGCTTTTTTGAGCACGTGCATGAAGGAATTTTGAATCCGGTCTTCGGCCGCAATCGCCGCTTGCAGCCTTTTCCAAAGCGCCTCCAAAACGTCCTGCCGCCACTTTCCTTCGAAGGTAGATAAAAGCTCGGCGATGCTCCATGCCTTGCTCGGGTCCTCGCAGGCTAACAATTCTTTGATTAATGCCGCGCGCGCTTCCGGAATCTTATGCAGTGAGTGCGCGGCGATGTCGCGCCGCCGGTAATCGGAATCGCCGAGCTGTACGATCAGCGTACGCACGGTCGCCGGCGTGCCGAAGTCTCCCATTTTACGCAAGGCAAATTGCTGCACGGATGCGTGAGGGCTTGTGAGGAGG
This window harbors:
- a CDS encoding DUF4258 domain-containing protein; the encoded protein is MNLRFYVDPETEAPHIYRHGVEEDEVVEILTNPGEDRPGREGSRVAIGKTRQGRYLRVIYVPDPEPASVFVITAYELRGKPLFAYRRRLRKKGRK